Proteins encoded together in one Paracidovorax wautersii window:
- a CDS encoding cytochrome c oxidase subunit 3 family protein, with product MKAADPELLSGGAAADAPRLPGDLVVWLLVLAELLTFAILFVSFAVARLREPALFAAGQATLDLGSGAINTVLLVSASACVVHALHGVRAGRSSPGARWLLAALACGLGFLVLKSVEYVHKWQEGIDVAENTFYLLYVMLTGFHFLHVVAGCIFFALLWPKTRRGAYGPHDCHALETAAVFWHMVDLLWMVLFPLVYVVR from the coding sequence TTGAAGGCCGCAGACCCTGAGCTCCTCTCCGGCGGGGCGGCCGCCGATGCGCCGCGCCTGCCCGGCGACCTGGTGGTGTGGCTGCTGGTGCTGGCCGAGCTGCTGACCTTCGCGATCCTGTTCGTGTCGTTCGCCGTCGCCCGCCTGCGCGAGCCGGCGCTGTTCGCCGCCGGCCAGGCCACGCTGGACCTGGGCTCCGGCGCCATCAACACGGTGCTGCTGGTCAGCGCCAGCGCCTGCGTGGTGCATGCGCTGCACGGCGTGCGCGCCGGCCGCTCCAGCCCCGGCGCCCGCTGGCTGCTGGCGGCGCTGGCCTGCGGCCTGGGCTTCCTCGTGCTCAAGAGCGTGGAGTACGTGCACAAGTGGCAGGAGGGCATCGACGTGGCCGAGAACACGTTCTACCTGCTGTACGTGATGCTGACCGGCTTTCATTTTCTGCACGTGGTGGCGGGCTGCATCTTCTTCGCCCTGCTGTGGCCCAAGACCCGGCGCGGCGCCTATGGCCCGCACGACTGCCACGCGCTGGAGACGGCCGCCGTCTTCTGGCACATGGTGGACCTGCTGTGGATGGTGCTGTTTCCGCTGGTCTATGTGGTGCGGTGA
- a CDS encoding cytochrome C oxidase subunit IV family protein, whose amino-acid sequence MNDASPPAVRNARHRISRTNAIWLALLLATALTWWVGESGTAQRASLASATGVLALATLKGVLIIQDYMELRHAPALWRRLLLGWLWAVVLLVWAATAWHLRSLGAL is encoded by the coding sequence ATGAATGACGCATCGCCACCGGCTGTCCGCAACGCACGCCACCGGATATCCCGCACCAACGCGATCTGGCTGGCGCTGCTGCTGGCCACGGCGCTGACCTGGTGGGTGGGCGAAAGCGGCACGGCCCAGCGCGCCAGCCTGGCGTCGGCCACGGGCGTGCTGGCGCTGGCCACGCTCAAGGGCGTGCTCATCATCCAGGACTACATGGAGCTGCGGCATGCCCCCGCGCTGTGGCGTCGGCTGCTGCTGGGCTGGCTCTGGGCGGTGGTGCTGCTGGTGTGGGCGGCGACGGCCTGGCATCTGCGCAGCCTGGGAGCCCTTTGA
- a CDS encoding cytochrome c, giving the protein MSQAHSGFTKQMARNMFYGGTVFFALLFAAIVFDSERRIPERSNASAITPSVIAGKKIWETRNCIGCHTLLGEGAYFAPELGNVYKRRGPDFIKAWMAAMPTHAPGRRQMPQFNLTQEQVHDLTEFLKWTGEINTENWPPNIEG; this is encoded by the coding sequence ATGAGCCAGGCACACAGCGGGTTTACCAAACAGATGGCCCGCAACATGTTCTACGGCGGCACGGTGTTCTTCGCCCTGCTGTTCGCGGCCATCGTCTTCGACAGCGAACGCCGCATTCCCGAGCGCTCCAACGCGAGCGCCATCACCCCGTCCGTCATCGCGGGCAAGAAGATCTGGGAGACGCGCAACTGCATCGGTTGCCACACGCTGCTGGGCGAGGGCGCGTACTTCGCGCCCGAGCTGGGCAACGTCTACAAGCGCCGCGGCCCCGATTTCATCAAGGCCTGGATGGCCGCCATGCCCACGCATGCGCCCGGCCGGCGCCAGATGCCGCAGTTCAACCTGACGCAAGAGCAGGTCCATGACCTGACCGAGTTCCTCAAGTGGACGGGCGAGATCAACACCGAAAACTGGCCGCCCAACATCGAAGGCTGA
- a CDS encoding cbb3-type cytochrome c oxidase subunit I — protein sequence MTNDVLKYKSQSVSRLYFIAAMALFAGQIIFGITLGLQYVVGDLFFPYIPFNIARMVHTNLLIVWLLFGFMGAAYYIVPEESETELHSPLLAVVLFWIFLVAGALTIVGYLALPYAKLAELTGNDLLQTMGREFLEQPLPTKIGIVVVALGFLYNITLTVLKGRKTSISVVLLMGLWGLALMFLFSFVNPHNLVRDKMYWWFVVHLWVEGVWELILGSLLAYVLVKTTGVDREVIDKWLYVIIAFALMTGILGTGHHFYFIGLPGYWHWIGSVFSALEPIPFFMMTVFAFNMVQRRRREHPNQAAVLWAVGTAVVGFLGAGLWGFIHTLSVINYYTHGSQITAAHGHLAFYGAYVLVVITLISYAMPTMRGRLANSRKAQAVEMWSFWIMTIGMSIMVLALTGAGVVQVWLQRLPETNALGFMATQDELRLFYWVRVGGGVVFLIGQFTYFASFFVGGTPVTGDRSTALRGQPASA from the coding sequence ATGACAAACGACGTCCTCAAATACAAGAGCCAGTCGGTCTCGCGGCTGTACTTCATCGCGGCCATGGCGCTGTTCGCCGGCCAGATCATCTTCGGCATCACCCTGGGCCTGCAGTACGTGGTGGGAGACCTGTTCTTCCCCTACATCCCGTTCAACATCGCGCGGATGGTGCACACCAACCTGCTGATCGTGTGGCTGCTGTTCGGCTTCATGGGCGCGGCCTACTACATCGTGCCGGAAGAGTCCGAGACCGAGCTGCACAGTCCGCTGCTCGCCGTGGTGCTGTTCTGGATCTTCCTCGTGGCCGGCGCGCTCACCATCGTGGGCTACCTCGCCCTGCCCTATGCCAAGCTGGCTGAACTGACGGGCAACGACCTGCTGCAGACCATGGGGCGCGAGTTCCTGGAGCAGCCGCTGCCCACCAAGATCGGCATCGTCGTGGTGGCGCTCGGCTTCCTCTACAACATCACGCTCACCGTGCTCAAGGGCCGCAAGACCAGCATCTCCGTGGTGCTGCTCATGGGCCTGTGGGGCCTGGCGCTGATGTTCCTGTTCAGCTTCGTCAACCCGCACAACCTGGTGCGCGACAAGATGTACTGGTGGTTCGTCGTCCACCTGTGGGTCGAAGGCGTGTGGGAACTGATCCTGGGCTCACTGCTGGCCTACGTGCTGGTCAAGACCACCGGCGTGGACCGCGAGGTGATCGACAAGTGGCTCTACGTGATCATCGCCTTCGCGCTGATGACCGGCATCCTGGGCACCGGCCACCACTTCTACTTCATCGGCCTGCCGGGCTACTGGCACTGGATCGGCAGCGTGTTCTCGGCGCTGGAACCGATTCCGTTCTTCATGATGACGGTGTTCGCCTTCAACATGGTGCAGCGCCGCCGGCGCGAGCACCCCAACCAGGCCGCCGTGCTGTGGGCGGTGGGCACGGCCGTGGTGGGCTTCCTGGGCGCAGGCCTGTGGGGCTTCATCCACACGCTCAGCGTCATCAACTACTACACGCACGGCTCGCAGATCACGGCGGCGCACGGTCACCTCGCCTTCTACGGCGCCTACGTGCTGGTGGTCATCACGCTCATCAGCTACGCCATGCCCACCATGCGCGGCCGCCTGGCCAACAGCCGCAAGGCCCAGGCCGTGGAGATGTGGAGCTTCTGGATCATGACCATCGGGATGTCCATCATGGTGTTGGCCCTCACCGGCGCGGGCGTGGTGCAGGTCTGGCTGCAGCGCCTGCCCGAGACCAACGCCCTGGGCTTCATGGCCACGCAGGATGAGCTGCGGCTGTTCTACTGGGTGCGCGTGGGCGGCGGCGTGGTGTTCCTGATCGGCCAGTTCACCTACTTCGCCAGCTTCTTCGTCGGCGGCACGCCGGTGACGGGCGACCGCAGCACCGCACTGCGCGGCCAGCCCGCAAGCGCCTGA
- a CDS encoding CbbQ/NirQ/NorQ/GpvN family protein yields MDHSDLLQFEPAPAADGALPYYAAQAQEVALFTHAFQQRLPVLIKGPTGCGKTRFVEHMAARLGRPLVTVSCHDDLCAADLVGRHLIAPTGTVWTDGPLTRAARTGAICYLDEVVEARKDTTVILHPLADDRRVLPIERTGEQLAAAPGFMLVVSYNPGYQNLLKSLKPSTRQRFVALNFGYPGAAVEQAIVEREAGVPAAVAQQLVALAGALRRLTEQDLEETASTRLLVMAGRLHASGIGLHAACRAAIVDALTDDADTAAALDEVVGAVVAPAA; encoded by the coding sequence ATGGACCACAGCGACTTGCTGCAATTCGAGCCCGCCCCGGCGGCGGATGGCGCCCTGCCCTACTACGCCGCCCAGGCGCAGGAGGTGGCGCTGTTCACCCATGCATTCCAGCAGCGCCTGCCGGTGCTCATCAAGGGCCCCACGGGCTGCGGCAAGACGCGCTTCGTGGAGCACATGGCGGCCCGGCTGGGCCGGCCGCTGGTCACCGTCAGCTGCCATGACGACCTGTGCGCGGCCGACCTCGTCGGCCGCCACCTGATCGCCCCCACCGGCACCGTCTGGACGGACGGCCCCCTCACCCGCGCCGCGCGCACCGGCGCGATCTGCTACCTGGACGAGGTGGTGGAAGCCCGCAAGGACACCACCGTCATCCTGCACCCGCTGGCCGACGACCGCCGCGTGCTGCCCATCGAGCGCACCGGCGAGCAGCTGGCCGCCGCTCCCGGCTTCATGCTGGTGGTGAGCTACAACCCCGGTTACCAGAACCTGCTCAAGAGCCTCAAGCCCAGCACGCGCCAGCGCTTCGTGGCCCTGAACTTCGGCTATCCCGGCGCCGCGGTGGAACAGGCCATCGTCGAGCGCGAGGCGGGCGTGCCCGCCGCCGTGGCGCAGCAGCTGGTGGCACTGGCCGGTGCGCTGCGCCGCCTGACCGAGCAGGATCTGGAGGAAACCGCCAGCACCCGCCTGCTGGTGATGGCCGGGCGCCTGCATGCCAGCGGCATCGGCCTGCACGCCGCCTGCCGCGCCGCCATCGTGGACGCGCTCACCGACGACGCCGACACCGCCGCGGCCCTGGATGAAGTGGTGGGCGCCGTGGTGGCACCCGCCGCCTGA